The Argopecten irradians isolate NY chromosome 4, Ai_NY, whole genome shotgun sequence genome has a window encoding:
- the LOC138322380 gene encoding uncharacterized protein: MLKFAVLALVFISVKSDGDEGHGGEKGHDLFRRFDTNHDDHLSSAEFRNLFLGFDTWPEDGRISEHEFIAGWTASHSELSQAGSTPLFFLRTDVDHDGAVTAADVDTLFSMFDENGDHSVSDREFCDAFTAMYYHIKSC; this comes from the exons ATGTTGAAGTTTGCCGTCCTCGCTCTGGTTTTCATAAG TGTGAAATCAGACGGAGACGAAGGTCACGGAGGTGAGAAGGGTCACGACCTTTTCCGTCGGTTCGACACCAACCACGACGACCACCTCAGCTCCGCAGAGTTCCGCAATCTCTTTCTAGGATTCGACACCTGGCCTG AGGATGGTCGTATCAGTGAGCACGAGTTTATTGCTGGGTGGACGGCTAGTCATAGTGAGTTGAGCCAAGCTGGGTCTACTCCGCTGTTTTTCCTCCGTACAGACGTCGACCATGATGGCGCAGTGACAGCGGCCGATGTAGACACGCTCTTCTCCATGTTTGATGAAAACG GTGACCACTCTGTCAGTGATCGGGAGTTCTGCGACGCTTTCACTGCCATGTACTACCACATAAAGAGCTGTTAG
- the LOC138320399 gene encoding ELAV-like protein 1: MEELENTTNLIINYLPQTLTDDEFTSMFLSIGPIKSAKIVRDKATNYSFGFGFVEYHSPQDAERAIQTLNGLQIQNKIIKVALARPGGEAYKGANLYIRNVPKHFKEADLEAIFDGYGAVVQSRVLIDLQTGESKGVGFVLFSKKTEAEEAIAGMNGKPPCDGEAPLIVKFADDNTKKQQQNMSTGQRYNQQSIGGGGQAGPMRNPPGNRMRFNPMGGQAMNNYGPNNYGGPNMNYGNMYSYGGSQGHGYNGGMGEGNNYGGGSSSGSPGGTGHLAPGGGYIIYAYNIGYDCTEKELVELFADFGTVSKVNVIYDHQRGQCKGYGFVTMTNYREAQNAILNLNSYVHKGRQLSVSFKK; this comes from the coding sequence ATGGAGGAACTGGAGAACACCACTAATCTTATCATTAACTACCTACCACAGACTCTCACAGATGATGAATTCACATCAATGTTCCTCTCCATTGGACCTATCAAGTCAGCCAAAATTGTCCGAGACAAAGCTACAAACTACAGTTTCGGGTTTGGGTTTGTGGAATACCACAGTCCTCAGGATGCCGAGCGTGCAATTCAGACACTCAATGGTCTTCAGATTCAGAATAAGATAATCAAAGTGGCATTAGCACGACCAGGTGGGGAGGCCTACAAGGGAGCTAACTTGTACATCAGGAATGTCCCCAAACATTTTAAAGAAGCAGATCTAGAAGCCATCTTTGATGGATATGGTGCTGTGGTGCAGTCTCGTGTTCTAATAGACCTGCAAACTGGTGAATCAAAAGGTGTAGGATTTGTACTGTTTAGTAAGAAAACTGAAGCAGAGGAAGCTATAGCAGGAATGAATGGTAAACCTCCATGTGACGGTGAGGCTCCATTGATTGTTAAATTTGCTGATGATAATACTAAGAAACAGCAACAGAATATGTCGACAGGTCAACGCTACAACCAACAGTCGATAGGAGGGGGAGGTCAGGCCGGACCAATGAGAAACCCACCTGGCAACCGGATGAGATTTAACCCAATGGGAGGTCAAGCTATGAACAATTATGGCCCGAATAATTATGGTGGTCCAAACATGAACTATGGAAACATGTATAGCTACGGTGGATCCCAAGGTCATGGCTATAATGGAGGCATGGGAGAGGGGAATAACTATGGTGGTGGCTCCTCCTCAGGGAGTCCCGGGGGTACAGGCCATCTGGCACCCGGGGGtggatatattatatatgcatACAACATTGGATACGATTGCACAGAAAAAGAACTTGTAGAACTATTTGCAGACTTTGGAACTGTATCCAAGGTGAATGTGATATATGACCATCAGAGAGGTCAATGTAAAGGTTATGGCTTTGTCACAATGACCAACTACCGCGAGGCACAGAATGCTATACTCAACCTGAACAGTTATGTGCacaaagggaggcaactctctGTATcattcaaaaagtaa